The genomic segment AGCTTGGAAAGCAAAGTGGGGTCAGGGCAGATGCGTTTGATAAAGTCCAAGTTGGAAGAGTCCATTGCCAGAATCCAATCAAAATCATAAAAGTCGGATTCGCGGATTTGGCGAGAGATGCTGGTCAGTTCATAGCCACGGCGACGAGCATGCAGGATACTGCGGGGATCTGAGGATTCCCTGTCATGGGCTCCCGAAGTCCCGGCAGAGTCAGCCACCCATGGCAGATCTTTCTGTTGAATAAGATGCGCCGNNNNNNNNNNTTTCCTAAGCAAACAAAGAGTAACTTTTGGCTTTTCATTTAAAAGATTTTAGAGCTATTATTGGACCTTGTCACTATGTGGGGCTGTAGCTCAGCTGGGAGAGCGCAACGCTGGCAGTGTTGAGGTCGTCGGTTCGATCCCGATCAGCTCCACCCGCTGCCCCTCAACAAGTTTTCCGCCGAGCGTCAGCTCGGACGGTCCGCGGCCGCAGTGCCGCACGGCTCGAGAGAGTCGCCCTCTTTGAAAATCTAAGTTTTTGCGTCCAAAGCAA from the Candidatus Binatia bacterium genome contains:
- a CDS encoding low molecular weight phosphotyrosine protein phosphatase, giving the protein AHLIQQKDLPWVADSAGTSGAHDRESSDPRSILHARRRGYELTSISRQIRESDFYDFDWILAMDSSNLDFIKRICPDPTLLSKL